atttcgtagagtaaaatatataaaagtTCAAACATTTTTGaagtataaattaacaaaaacTCATTGAAAATAAACCCGATgaagtaataaaaattgagaatttacttttatttttttaaaactgtgtatattacttttgtatactaattatatttttaagtgGCTGGTTcactttaaaaaattggtTCAACTGTGACTATGAATGCTACACCCCTTTTCTACTACCTgaaattttgttaaaacacctaaaatgattatactttatttataaaaccATAAATTCCAAAAAACTATGCTTTAATGGAATGTGTAACAACTCAGAGATTCTCATTCTTTGCTTGAAAAAACGTGTATCATGAAAACAAAATACTAGGAATAATAACGCTAACCCCTATTCTAGATGTTAATATCAAAAAAGTATTTCAATAGATTATTACATCTTCTATTATCAGCTGGGCTGTGTAATCTATCATTCAGAATTTGTTGAATCCTAACTCTAAAGAAGTAGTTCTTGATCAAATACACACTCTTATTTATTGAATCCTCAAATAACATGTTATACACAGTTAGcttgttaaatttttaaaaatttactaGTTGGTGAAGGTCAGGGCCTTACtgtataaaatacttaagAGAAAGTAAAGTGAAAATTTACCAAAATACTGATAAAAAGTCAAAACTGTAGTCCTTAATTTACCATATTTTTTGTACACTTTCACCACTTATTTATCatacaatatatataatatcaTTTCCCTATAATGTTGTAGTCCATAAAATATGTTCAACTGGATAATCAATTGGGTACcgttaaatttataacattCTACTGAGAGGGATAATGATACTAACCTAAAGAAGTAAAAAGTGCTTGAGTTATAAAAGACAAAGgaattgaataaataaggaaattagaatttaaaagaaaaatccatgaaatttttaatattcaCTTTGAACGGTTTAAATAGATTAAAAACGGGAAAGGGAAAACAACAAACCTTTAATCCCAACTTTCCCAAGACACatgaattaatttatattatttttaaaactacTATGAAGTTGTTTTCATGAGGATTGAATTCCTCAAAAATTCTAATGTAATCAACGTGACCCTTCCCTGGTGGGGgcttacacattttaatttttttaaattataccctgtactattatatttgtaacttatttaaatttgtttttaaaaattataattatgatGGTTTACAACCGAAGAGATTACCTTTCTGAAGGGCCCAATGAATACAACGGATTAACCGACGATGAAATTTATGAAATACAAGAAGCCTTTAACCTTTTCGATACTGAAGGAACAGgtactaatattttagtcCATTTCCTCTATTTTGCACTAAAGTATGTATAGTGTTACTTTTATTATGTGTACATTAAACCTTTATATAAACAaatcttacacattatttgAGTATATTACACTTGATTTAGTTTTAGTTTTGGGgtttgatttatttttaggaaCCGTTGATCCGAAGGAAATAAAATGTGCCATGCAGAGCCTCGGTATTGACAAGAAAAATCCCCTCGTGTACCAAATTGTCAGCGATTTGGAAAAGATGGGATCATCCACTGTTAACTTTAGTGATTTCCTAGATGCTATTACTATGAAattggtatttttatacttgtTTAAACACTATAACTCATATTTAACTTCTATGTTGGTTAGGGTAGCAGAGATAGCAAGGAGGGCATTCGACgtatttttaacctttttgACGATGATAACACTGGTTCTATAACTTTCAGAAACTTGAAAAAAGTTGCTACTGAACTGGGAGAATCACTTACAGACGATGAACTTAGAGACATGATTAATAGGGCTGATTCTAACGGTGATGGACAACTTTCATTTGATGACTTTTACTCCATTATGGCTAAAAGAACTTACTTATAATATTCGTGTTTTATCTCTTTACTTTAGTTATTATTCATTTACTTCTGTTATTTATGTATTATATGCTTTCATTTGAAAATCgtgatttaaaattgtaaaatcaatgataattaaaaattaaggtTAAAGGGCATTTACGAATTGAGTCCTTTCTCACAAGTTGCTTTGGGAATTGTAGATTACAACAATTTTTGTAATAACGAATAACTTGcactttaattttgtttattaaTAGCGATTTGTATTTTGTAGTGATTGGTCTTTTCAAATTGACCATGTTTTAGATTCAACTCTATCGGAACACTTTGCTTCTGTCAAGTGCTGACTTAGTAACAGAACTGCCAGTTTTAAATAGTTCAGAGACTACAGGAATTTTAGCTGGTTAACTAACTGTTGTTAACTTAGGTCTAGTCCCAGGTTTATAATCAATCATCTTCAACTCTCCAGATGAACTCTTTGTTTGAACTGTGTTTTACGAAAATATATTCAATGACCCGATTGGGTAAACTTTGTATATTCAGTACGTTCTAAAAGAGATAGATCTCTATACTTGATCTTGCAATTAGCTCGATCGTTAAATATGAATCTGTATGATTATCAtgtacaaataattttgtaaCGGGCTACTCCcatttacatttaatatCCATCTTATGTTAAAGAAATTGATattcttttaaaaaataagttaaaaaaCCAAGTCAAGCTAGTTAGTATAACATTAAAGTGTTAATCACTCAAACCATgaacattttatataaatctTTGTCTTTGAAACAACCATGAGACATATTCAAAAGAGAACACATTTATACCAAACTAGTACATACAGTTAAGCATCACTATTATAACATAGTTAAATAAAGCAACAAGAATTTATTAGagtatttaaaattattcatcGTCTTCATCGCGGTTCATCCATCTAGCGAATACGTTGTGTTTGTTGTTTGCTACCAGCCTGTACCATGAAAAATATAGGAGAAAAGCAAGGAGGAAGTTAAATAGAACAACGTTGGAAAACTGGATCCAAAATCTTCCTCCCAAACCTCCCCATTCCTCGTTATCCATGAGAGTTACCCATTGGTTGAGTTTGGGGTCGTATGAAAGTTTTGGAACTCCAGCAAAGGAAGCCCTTCCAATGTCCCAATTCCATCTCCGCTCTCTTGCCCTTAAAAGTAACCTTCGCTTTAAATTCATCAAAAACTTCCTCGTCTTCCA
The Theileria parva strain Muguga chromosome 3 map unlocalized ctg_530, whole genome shotgun sequence DNA segment above includes these coding regions:
- the Icl1e gene encoding EF-hand domain pair family protein: MMVYNRRDYLSEGPNEYNGLTDDEIYEIQEAFNLFDTEGTGTVDPKEIKCAMQSLGIDKKNPLVYQIVSDLEKMGSSTVNFSDFLDAITMKLGSRDSKEGIRRIFNLFDDDNTGSITFRNLKKVATELGESLTDDELRDMINRADSNGDGQLSFDDFYSIMAKRTYL